The following proteins are co-located in the Colletotrichum lupini chromosome 4, complete sequence genome:
- a CDS encoding 2OG-Fe(II)oxygenase superfamily protein codes for MTTTVTETAPESYKLELMSAYGPVYRDVLKTPPRDCDASEVPVIDLSTIHGTEAERKALAATIRDAAENTGFFYIKNHGIPKATIDAAFSQAQAFFSQPNEKKALATQKKSKFFNGWTEKRAAQISPTETKDHREGFSFRYDPRYDPETKDPDAVPEEVKPWMKHEDFVWEGTSHLPGFKDDMITYWQGCLTLARSLIRAFALALDVPENYFDDVITYPGSDSVCNYYPKNTEAQDATIDVGLGAHTDLQCFTLLWQDSVGGLQVLTKDGQWIKVPPVPGTFVINIGDFLQRLSNDRFKSTVHRVFNYAPEDRYSMPFFFGFNHNEQCSVLPTCTDEKNPPKYEPISCGEWCRLRFERTYEFSRSKDSK; via the exons ATGACTACCACGGTGACTGAGACCGCTCCAGAGAGCTACAAGCTCGAGCTCATGTCCGCCTACGGCCCCGTCTACCGCGACGTGCTCAAGACCCCGCCCCGAGACTGCGACGCATCCGAGGTCCCCGTCATCGACCTCTCCACCATACACGGCACCGAGGCCGAGCGCAAAGCCCTCGCCGCCACCATCCGTGACGCGGCTGAGAACACGGGCTTCTTTTACATCAAGAATCACGGAATCCCCAAGGCCACCATCGACGCGGCCTTCTCGCAGGCGCAGGCCTTTTTCTCGCAGCCGAATGAGAAGAAGGCGCTGGCGACGCAAAAGAAGAGCAAATTCTTCAACGGGTGGACTGAGAAGCGCGCTGCGCAGATCTCGCCGACGGAGACAAAGGATCATCGTGAGGGGTTCAGTTTTCGGTATGATCCGCGGTATGACCCCGAGACCAAGGATCCGGATGCCGTGCCAGAGGAGGTGAAGCCATGGATGAAGCATGAGGACTTTGTGTGGGAGGGTACGAGCCATCTGCCCGGGTTCAAGGACGATATGATTACCTACTGGCAGGGCTGTTTGACGCTTGCGAGGAGCTTGATCAGGGCTTTCGCATTGGCGTTGGATGTTCCTGAGAACTATTTTGACGATGTTATTACATATCCCGGAAG TGATAGCGTCTGCAACTATTACCCCAAGAACACTGAAGCGCAAGACGCCACGATCGACGTTGGCCTGGGCGCTCACACTGACCTGCAGTGCTTCACCCTCCTCTGGCAGGACAGTGTGGGCGGGTTGCAGGTACTCACAAAAGACGGGCAGTGGATCAAGGTGCCGCCAGTTCCCGGCACCTTTGTCATCAACATTGGCGACTTTTTGCAGCGGTTGTCCAACGATAGATTCAAGTCAACGGTCCATCGGGTCTTCAACTACGCCCCCGAGGACCGGTACTCTATGCCCTTTTTCTTTGGGTTCAATCATAATGAGCAGTGTTCTGTGCTTCCTACTTGCACGGATGAGAAGAATCCGCCCAAATATGAGCCGATCAGCTGTGGTGAG TGGTGTCGTTTGAGGTTTGAGAGAACATATGAGTTCTCGAGGTCTAAAGACTCCAAATGA
- a CDS encoding NCS1 nucleoside transporter, whose protein sequence is MAISTQQPIATPLCHGNVELLRISPVCYSSNLYGWAGIASSTVIITAEFLETIIKTRESLIASPPSEPSLPTPASRIHKMGLLNRLRVPAAAGTSDIHGRDALLNNDDLRPLKLADRTWTQWTYFTFWFSATATVSNWYASSTAQALGLSMWESLACAFGGQCLIAAIITLNGRPGSCYHVGYPVVCRAAFGIYGAWWPTFNRAVMAIVWNGVNAVQGGQCIYVMLHAIIPGIANIPNTMGEGSALTTAGMIGFVIFWLITCAFLVIPVPKMRGLVYAKLCVFIISAVAMLAWTATKAGGLGPVVRQGGTATGSKRAWLIVQFLMLGAANCATFASNAADFQRYAKKKNDVIVGNLFCFPVANFIVAAVGNLVCASSELIFGELIWNPVTLLDSLQTAEYTAANRAGCFFIAGCFAYCCIFSSIFENSLPAGNDIAALFPKYLTVRRGFFVCAVISFAINPWFLLGSASVFVSFLSSYQIFLSAITGVLLVNYYIIGRGRISIPDCFTSMKPGAYHYFHGWNIRAYVAYIVGIIPNFYGFLNNMGVSAPVGVTRFYFFAYWVGLFLSGFTFWIFCKIWPPPIMEEGWVEPKDYVRPEELEGEGQVIEAIDMPQSGEVVNHEKGLGEKVAKV, encoded by the exons ATGGCTATCAGCACGCAGCAGCCGATCGCGACTCC TCTCTGTCATGGCAACGTTGAGCTCCTCCGGATATCTCCCGTTTGCTATTCAAGCAACTTGTACGGGTGGGCGGGCATTGCTTCTTCAACGGTGATCATTACAGCTGAGTTTCTAGAGACGATCATCAAGACTCGAGAATCTCTGATCGCAAGCCCACCCTCGGAGCCAAGTCTGCCGACACCGGCAAGCCGCATACACAAGATGGGCCTCCTCAACCGCCTCCGCgtccccgccgccgccggtaCCTCGGACATCCACGGCCGCGACGCCCTTCTCAACAACGACGACCTCCGCCCCCTCAAGCTTGCCGACCGCACCTGGACCCAATGGACCTATTTCACCTTCTGGTTCTCCGCCACCGCGACCGTGTCCAACTGGTACGCCTCCTCCACCGCCCAGGCCCTCGGCCTCTCCATGTGGGAGTCCCTCGCCTGCGCTTTCGGCGGACAATGCCTCATCGCCGCCATCATCACCCTCAACGGCCGGCCGGGCAGCTGCTATCACGTGGGATACCCCGTCGTCTGCCGTGCTGCCTTTGGCATCTACGGCGCGTGGTGGCCAACCTTTAACCGCGCCGTCATGGCTATCGTCTGGAACGGTGTTAATGCCGTGCAGGGGGGACAGTGCATCTACGTGATGCTCCACGCCATCATCCCGGGTATCGCAAACATCCCAAACACCATGGGCGAGGGCTCGGCGCTCACGACAGCGGGGATGATTGGCTTCGTCATCTTCTGGCTCATCACCTGCGCGTTCCTCGTCATCCCTGTCCCAAAGATGCGCGGGCTCGTCTACGCGAAGCTGTGCGTCTTCATCATATCCGCCGTAGCTATGCTTGCGTGGACGGCCACAAAGGCAGGTGGCCTCGGCCCTGTAGTACGCCAGGGCGGTACGGCGACGGGATCAAAGAGGGCGTGGCTGATCGTGCAATTCCTGATGCTAGGGGCGGCCAACTGCGCCACCTTTGCGAGTAACGCCGCGGATTTCCAGCGGTATgcaaagaagaagaacgATGTTATTGTCGGTAACCTCTTCTGTTTCCCTGTTGCCAACTTCATCGTGGCAGCGGTGGGAAACCTCGTCTGCGCCTCTAGCGAGTTGATCTTTGGCGAGTTGATCTGGAACCCCGTGACGCTGCTGGATAGCCTCCAGACGGCCGAGTACACGGCAGCCAACCGAGCCGGGTGCTTTTTCATCGCCGGCTGCTTCGCATACTGCTGCATCTTCAGCTCCATCTTTGAGAACTCCTTGCCGGCTGGTAACGACATTGCGGCGTTGTTCCCCAAGTACCTCACAGTTCGGAGGGGCTTCTTTGTCTGTGCCGTCATTTCGTTCGCCATCAACCCTTGGTTCTTGCTG GGCTCTGCCTCCGTCTTCGTATCCTTCCTCTCCTCTTACCAAATCTTCCTCTCAGCCATTACGGGCGTCTTGCTGGTAAACTACTACATCATCGGCCGCGGTCGCATCAGCATACCAGATTGCTTCACGTCAATGAAGCCAGGGGCTTACCACTACTTCCACGGCTGGAACATCCGTGCCTATGTCGCCTATATTGTTGGCATCATCCCCAACTTTTACGGCTTCCTCAACAATATGGGTGTTTCAGCCCCCGTTGGCGTCACGAGGTTCTACTTCTTTGCGTATTGGGTCGGACTATTCCTGTCCGGCTTCACCTTTTGGATTTTCTGCAAGATTTGGCCACCTCCGATCATGGAAGAGGGATGGGTCGAGCCGAAGGACTATGTCAGGCCCGAAGAGCTGGAAGGCGAGGGGCAGGTCATCGAGGCTATCGACATGCCCCAAAGCGGCGAGGTGGTGAACCATGAGAAAGGTCTTGGTGAAAAGGTGGCCAAGGTGTAA